One genomic segment of Actinomycetota bacterium includes these proteins:
- the clpB gene encoding ATP-dependent chaperone ClpB: MDIQFTTRSQDALGAAVRIAAANGNPQVEPMHVLDSLLQQGEGIASALLETTGVDFNALTSEVRVALQSLPRATGASVASPQLSTLTYKVLNTAQEIAKERGDEYVSTEHLLIGLAKDGGPGVADRLAASGASPVALIDALQQVRGTARVSTADPEQTFQALEKYGIDLTARAREGKIDPVIGRDEEVRRTIQVLSRRTKNNPVLIGEPGVGKTAVVEGLARRIVEGDVPTSLQGKTLYSLDLSAMIAGAKYRGEFEERLKAVLDEIKASDGQIVTFIDELHTVVGAGAGGEGAMDAGNMLKPMLARGELRMIGATTLDEYRQYIEKDAALERRFQQVFVKEPSVEDTVAILRGIKEKYEAHHKVVISDSALVAAASLSDRYITSRFLPDKAIDLMDESAARLRMEIDSSPVEIDVLQRQIDRLRMEELAIAKESDQASVERLSKLRQEIADKDEELRGLRARWDAEKSGLDRIGEIKVRIDDLRAVADRAQRAGDFEQASRILYAEIPNFEAELARASEEANGRLAMVNEEVTADDIAEVVASWTGIPAGRLLEGESKKLLRMEEELGKRVVGQVEAVREVSDAVRRARAGIADPNRPTGSFLFLGPTGVGKTELAKALADFLFDDERAMVRIDMSEYSEKHSVARLVGAPPGYVGYEEGGQLTEAVRRRPYSVVLLDEVEKAHPEAFDILLQVLDDGRLTDGQGRTVDFRNVILVLTSNLGSQFLVDLDTPFDVRREQVLTAVRQQFRPEFLNRLDAMVTFEPLGREQLTRIADIQIDALQSRLADRRVSLQLSDDARAWLVNKGFDPIYGARPLRRLVQTAIGDNLAKLILSGDVHDGDVLKIDTEADGSALRITR, encoded by the coding sequence ATGGATATTCAATTCACGACGAGAAGCCAGGATGCTCTTGGCGCTGCTGTGCGCATAGCCGCTGCAAACGGCAATCCGCAGGTGGAACCCATGCATGTGCTCGATTCGCTCCTGCAGCAGGGCGAGGGCATTGCCAGCGCACTGTTGGAGACCACAGGTGTTGACTTCAATGCCCTGACCTCCGAGGTTCGGGTGGCGCTGCAAAGTCTTCCGCGCGCAACAGGCGCATCGGTTGCGTCTCCGCAGCTGAGCACTCTGACCTACAAAGTGCTGAACACCGCTCAGGAAATAGCCAAGGAGCGTGGCGATGAGTACGTCAGCACTGAACACCTGCTGATAGGCCTTGCCAAGGACGGCGGCCCGGGAGTCGCGGACAGGCTGGCGGCAAGTGGCGCAAGCCCCGTTGCGCTCATCGACGCGCTGCAGCAAGTGCGTGGTACTGCTCGAGTCTCGACTGCCGATCCCGAACAGACCTTTCAGGCCTTGGAGAAGTACGGCATTGATCTGACTGCACGCGCGCGCGAAGGCAAGATCGACCCCGTCATAGGTCGCGATGAAGAAGTGCGTCGCACAATTCAGGTGCTCTCGCGCAGAACTAAGAACAACCCAGTGCTCATCGGTGAGCCCGGAGTCGGCAAGACCGCAGTTGTCGAGGGACTTGCAAGGCGGATTGTCGAAGGCGATGTCCCGACTTCGTTGCAGGGCAAGACTCTCTACTCACTGGATCTCAGTGCAATGATCGCGGGCGCGAAATATCGCGGCGAGTTCGAAGAGAGATTGAAGGCTGTGCTCGACGAGATCAAGGCCTCTGACGGACAGATCGTCACCTTCATCGACGAACTGCACACTGTCGTCGGCGCTGGTGCAGGTGGCGAAGGTGCCATGGATGCCGGCAACATGCTCAAGCCAATGCTTGCTCGCGGTGAGCTCCGCATGATCGGTGCCACCACCCTTGACGAATATCGCCAATACATCGAGAAGGATGCAGCGCTGGAGCGACGCTTCCAGCAGGTCTTCGTGAAGGAACCCTCGGTCGAGGACACCGTTGCAATTCTGCGTGGGATCAAGGAGAAGTACGAAGCGCACCACAAGGTGGTGATCTCGGACTCTGCACTTGTCGCAGCCGCGAGTCTGTCTGATCGATACATCACTTCGCGCTTCCTGCCGGACAAGGCCATTGACCTGATGGATGAGTCTGCCGCTCGTCTGCGCATGGAGATTGACTCCTCGCCAGTTGAAATCGATGTGTTGCAGCGCCAGATCGATCGGCTTCGGATGGAGGAGCTGGCGATTGCCAAGGAGAGCGACCAGGCCTCTGTCGAGCGCTTGAGCAAGTTGCGCCAGGAGATCGCGGACAAAGATGAGGAGCTGCGTGGGCTGCGTGCGCGCTGGGACGCCGAGAAGTCCGGTCTGGACCGCATCGGCGAGATCAAGGTGCGGATCGATGATCTGCGGGCGGTAGCCGACCGCGCTCAACGCGCTGGAGATTTCGAGCAGGCCTCGCGCATTCTGTATGCGGAGATCCCAAACTTCGAGGCTGAACTGGCGCGAGCCAGTGAAGAAGCCAATGGTCGACTCGCGATGGTCAACGAAGAAGTCACGGCCGATGACATCGCAGAAGTTGTGGCCAGCTGGACTGGCATCCCTGCAGGTCGACTGCTGGAGGGCGAGAGCAAGAAGTTGTTGCGGATGGAAGAAGAGCTCGGCAAGCGAGTGGTGGGTCAGGTGGAGGCTGTGCGTGAGGTGAGCGATGCCGTGCGGCGAGCCCGGGCCGGAATCGCGGATCCAAACCGCCCCACCGGATCGTTCCTGTTCCTTGGGCCAACCGGCGTTGGCAAGACAGAGCTCGCCAAGGCCTTGGCTGACTTCCTGTTTGATGACGAGCGCGCAATGGTGCGCATCGACATGAGCGAGTACTCCGAGAAGCATTCGGTCGCTCGCCTAGTGGGTGCCCCACCCGGATATGTCGGCTACGAGGAGGGCGGCCAGCTCACTGAAGCTGTGCGACGTCGGCCCTATTCAGTAGTGCTCCTGGACGAGGTCGAGAAGGCTCACCCAGAGGCCTTCGACATCCTGCTGCAGGTGCTCGATGACGGACGGTTGACCGATGGGCAGGGCCGCACCGTTGACTTCCGCAATGTGATCTTGGTGCTCACGTCGAATCTCGGAAGTCAATTCCTTGTTGACCTGGATACTCCATTCGACGTGCGTCGCGAGCAAGTGCTCACAGCGGTCCGTCAGCAGTTCCGGCCTGAGTTCCTCAATCGACTCGACGCCATGGTGACCTTTGAACCCTTGGGCCGCGAGCAACTCACACGCATCGCTGACATTCAGATCGACGCTCTGCAGTCGCGCCTCGCGGATCGTCGGGTCAGCCTGCAGTTGTCTGACGATGCCAGGGCTTGGCTGGTCAACAAGGGATTCGATCCGATCTATGGCGCTCGGCCGCTTCGCAGACTTGTGCAGACAGCCATTGGTGACAACCTGGCAAAACTCATCCTGAGCGGAGATGTGCACGACGGCGATGTGCTGAAGATCGACACTGAAGCAGATGGCTCGGCCTTGCGCATCACGCGTTGA
- the dnaJ gene encoding molecular chaperone DnaJ, with the protein MNKDWLEKDFYASLGVAKDATPDEIKKKYRKLARELHPDKNPGDAKAEEKFKEVSEAYDVLSDVDKRTEYNEARAAFASGGFRPGANGPRGATSNVNMEDLFGGNDGGFGDLLGGIFNRGRGGRSAQPRRGADLESNLNLSFDDALDGVTVPLRLSSEAACETCRGSGARPGTSARTCMDCQGSGQVARNAGGFAFAETCPTCRGRGQVIEDPCPNCRGSGVGTKSRTVQVRIPAGVKDGARIRVAGKGAPGERGGPAGDLFVQVHVSPHALFARKGDNISFTVPVTFAEAALGAQITVPTPRDGNVTLKIPAGTTTGRTFRVKGKGIARKDKSRGDVLVTVEVAVPQKLSDEARAALESYAQVTADLDPRGGLMDLAGQ; encoded by the coding sequence GTGAATAAGGATTGGCTTGAGAAGGACTTCTATGCCTCTTTGGGCGTGGCCAAGGACGCCACACCTGACGAGATCAAGAAGAAGTACCGCAAGCTGGCTCGCGAACTTCACCCTGACAAGAACCCTGGCGATGCCAAGGCAGAGGAGAAGTTCAAGGAGGTCTCCGAGGCCTACGACGTTCTCTCTGATGTCGACAAGCGCACGGAGTACAACGAGGCCAGAGCGGCGTTTGCGTCTGGTGGATTTCGGCCAGGCGCCAACGGTCCACGCGGGGCAACCTCCAATGTCAATATGGAGGATCTGTTCGGCGGCAACGATGGTGGCTTCGGAGATCTGTTGGGCGGCATCTTCAATCGCGGTCGGGGTGGACGTTCAGCCCAGCCTCGTCGGGGTGCCGATCTCGAGAGCAATCTCAATCTCTCCTTTGACGATGCACTTGACGGTGTGACAGTTCCACTGCGACTGAGCAGTGAAGCCGCCTGTGAGACCTGTCGTGGCAGTGGCGCGCGACCGGGCACTAGTGCACGGACGTGCATGGACTGCCAGGGCAGTGGGCAAGTGGCTCGAAATGCCGGCGGCTTTGCCTTCGCCGAAACCTGTCCGACTTGTCGAGGCCGCGGTCAAGTGATTGAAGATCCGTGTCCCAATTGTCGCGGCTCGGGTGTCGGTACCAAGTCGCGCACTGTTCAGGTGCGCATCCCAGCTGGCGTAAAGGATGGTGCACGCATTCGGGTTGCGGGCAAAGGTGCACCTGGCGAACGAGGTGGACCTGCGGGTGATCTGTTCGTGCAGGTGCACGTCAGTCCGCATGCACTCTTCGCACGCAAGGGCGACAACATTTCATTCACGGTGCCGGTCACGTTCGCTGAAGCTGCGCTTGGTGCACAGATCACCGTGCCGACTCCGCGCGACGGCAACGTCACGCTGAAGATTCCAGCAGGCACCACCACTGGTCGTACTTTTCGTGTGAAAGGCAAGGGCATTGCACGGAAGGACAAGAGCAGAGGTGATGTCCTGGTGACCGTTGAGGTGGCCGTGCCTCAGAAACTCAGTGATGAGGCAAGGGCGGCTCTGGAGTCCTATGCGCAAGTCACTGCTGACCTTGATCCGCGTGGCGGACTCATGGACCTGGCGGGGCAGTGA
- the grpE gene encoding nucleotide exchange factor GrpE translates to MSDEESEDTGVRITDKRRIDPDTFEVRQPSEVGAPDEGGIVEGEFGEVEAKVAELTSDLQRVHAEYANYRKRVDRDRELIRETAIGTVFAALLPVLDAIDQAREHGELEGAFKSVGESLQGTCAKFGLEVFGAANEPFDPTVHEALTSVSDEAVTEPTVTAVYQPGYRFAGRILRPARVAVAGTD, encoded by the coding sequence GTGAGCGACGAGGAGTCTGAGGACACCGGCGTTCGCATCACTGACAAGCGACGCATCGATCCCGACACCTTCGAGGTGCGCCAGCCTTCCGAGGTTGGCGCACCCGACGAAGGCGGAATCGTTGAAGGCGAGTTCGGCGAGGTCGAGGCCAAGGTCGCAGAGCTGACCAGCGACCTTCAACGAGTGCATGCTGAGTACGCCAACTACCGCAAACGAGTTGATCGCGATCGCGAGCTCATTCGCGAAACCGCAATCGGCACAGTGTTTGCGGCGCTGCTTCCAGTGCTTGATGCGATCGATCAAGCTCGCGAACACGGTGAACTCGAAGGCGCGTTCAAGAGCGTCGGCGAATCGCTGCAGGGCACCTGCGCCAAGTTCGGGCTGGAGGTCTTCGGTGCTGCGAACGAGCCCTTTGATCCGACTGTGCACGAAGCGTTGACGAGTGTCAGTGACGAGGCTGTCACCGAGCCAACCGTCACCGCGGTGTACCAACCCGGATATCGCTTTGCTGGACGCATTCTGCGCCCAGCTCGGGTCGCTGTTGCAGGGACCGACTGA
- a CDS encoding MerR family transcriptional regulator: MRKSLLTLIRVADSWTWRGSEMDPFQIADDHPVFAISVAAQLAGLHPQTLRQYDRLGLVSPTRVGGRNRLYSGRDIARLREITDLSAEGLSLEGIRRILALQEEIELLRSQLREFHREKSSTALVVWRPNRRSQR, translated from the coding sequence ATGCGCAAGTCACTGCTGACCTTGATCCGCGTGGCGGACTCATGGACCTGGCGGGGCAGTGAGATGGATCCCTTCCAGATTGCCGATGACCATCCGGTCTTTGCGATCTCCGTCGCTGCGCAACTAGCCGGACTGCATCCGCAGACTCTGCGCCAGTACGACCGCCTCGGCTTGGTGTCACCAACGCGGGTGGGCGGGCGCAATCGCCTGTACTCCGGACGCGATATCGCGCGGCTTCGCGAGATCACCGATCTTTCGGCCGAAGGGCTTTCGCTGGAGGGCATCAGGCGGATCCTTGCGTTACAGGAGGAGATCGAACTCCTGCGCAGTCAACTACGAGAGTTTCACCGCGAGAAGTCATCAACGGCGTTGGTGGTGTGGCGACCGAATCGTCGCAGCCAGAGATAG